In Babylonia areolata isolate BAREFJ2019XMU chromosome 19, ASM4173473v1, whole genome shotgun sequence, a single window of DNA contains:
- the LOC143293895 gene encoding uncharacterized protein LOC143293895 — translation MGTVLTENELKRHLPELSRRLNAHQLAESLSGELGDTDMEIVERKLNSTEPGSATIRYMYRALKRHLGNHHVTRFLQAVQDQFEDLTSLGILLPAGGPEGNAAHAQYQAQHQPVTPLPARDFRPRQHLPHLHHPGHTEQGPATHTAPETSPRFSYPDPSKCVQHVPVSFLPPPPPRTPHYTPVHPSQPFDPHGYVKGDHPSMPSGGGKSSHATSGFHSAQGGFPQSAESWEGAGGGALQRLLRSEAREGGGGRGVIPPPGSRPCGSFDEGITVQEILANISRNNAASAPLPHHRSQSMPVRSSESVPVTDSSALVPIRLGEGAVSAGGGRFAPVGSGLQPTCGRAAEDGISSNCGRREPADLALNIMESVENNAFADTTEHGGNISLQGDTSQGLTGHPSAQGAGHLASLSQGRSNVQTDGDLSAEDVQPEQPEDPARHNGGDGGGAGLGSQFTVPTVGRTAAATNIIIKKIVVYGEGNHVNFSDQNVIETIFSSGRGSHDDHPPVILNSAGQLTGAMPNAGPAQNSQQSSDRTEHLQGHQNTSHHTACQQTHLQREPQHLTGSAGSLENVGDTAIKQPTRDLSDNCDHPQTRPKEPSQHQGSSTQLRQCPYTSGLSTFCYSDYILHHDTQVKMERRNQTEPAEGTMSHLTESHGGSNCFQTQDTQVKMERRNQTEDGTASRMIETNGGSTCDQTYDNQVNLERRNQPEPEPEPEPEQCMTPHVTESHGGSTRDGTQDRAVRGTGQEAYHPGQGSSSLSHVPCSSDFSSQQDPSMPMFAMSKPGVLLGPEELQRFEAQRDASVEIPACSALPAFSTLISETGCHDEEEESDTAADE, via the exons ATGGGCACGGTGCTGACGGAGAACGAGCTCAAGAGGCACCTGCCCGAGCTGTCCAGAAGACTGAACGCACACCAGCTGGCAGAAAGCCTCTCCGGAGAGCTCGGAGATACCGACATg GAGATCGTGGAAAGAAAGCTGAACAGCACGGAGCCCGGCTCGGCCACGATCCGCTACATGTATAGGGCACTGAAAAGACACCTGGGCAATCATCACGTGACCCGTTTCCTCCAAGCCGTTCAAGACCAGTTTGAGGACCTGACGTCATTAG GTATCCTCCTGCCGGCTGGCGGTCCGGAAGGTAATGCGGCGCATGCGCAGTACCAAGCGCAGCACCAGCCTGTCACCCCGCTCCCAGCACGTGACTTCCGCCCACGTCAGCACctcccccaccttcaccaccctgGGCACACGGAGCAaggccctgcaacacacacagcgcCTGAGACATCGCCGAGGTTTTCATATCCTGATCCCTCAAAATGCGTCCAACACGTCCCTGTCagtttccttccccctccccctccccgcacgcCCCATTACACCCCCGTGCATCCCTCCCAGCCCTTTGACCCTCACGGCTACGTGAAGGGGGACCACCCTTCCATGCCCAGCGGCGGCGGGAAGAGCAGTCACGCCACTTCCGGGTTTCACTCGGCGCAGGGCGGCTTTCCGCAGTCTGCAGAGAgctgggagggtgcggggggcggggcgcTGCAGCGTCTGTTGAGATCCGAGGcccgggaagggggtggtggaaggggagtgATTCCTCCTCCCGGCTCACGGCCTTGCGGGTCTTTTGACGAGGGCATCACCGTGCAGGAGATCCTGGCTAACATCTCCAGGAACAACGCGGCGTCTGCGCCACTGCCACACCATCGCTCACAGTCAATGCCGGTTCGATCGTCCGAGTCAGTGCCAGTGACGGACAGCTCCGCTCTGGTTCCCATCAGACTGGGTGAAGGGGCCGTCTCTGCTGGTGGTGGGCGCTTTGCTCCTGTGGGGTCCGGGCTTCAGCCGACGTGTGGAAGAGCCGCGGAGGACGGAATCAGCTCCAACTGTGGGCGCCGCGAGCCTGCCGACCTGGCTCTGAACATCATGGAGTCTGTGGAGAATAACGCTTTTGCTGACACCACCGAGCACGGCGGAAATATTTCTCTACAAGGTGACACGTCACAGGGCTTGACGGGTCATCCGTCTGCACAGGGCGCTGGACATCTTGCCAGTCTCTCACAGGGCCGCTCCAACGTTCAGACAGACGGAGACCTGTCCGCTGAAGACGTTCAGCCGGAGCAGCCAGAAGACCCAGCAAGGCACAACGGCGgcgatggtggaggggcgggtcTTGGCTCACAGTTCACTGTTCCCACAGTGGGCAGGACGGCAGCTgctaccaacatcatcatcaaaaagatTGTTGTGTACGGGGAGGGAAATCATGTGAATTTCTCAGATCAGAATGTCATTGAAACAATATTTTCGTCCGGCCGTGGAAGCCATGACGACCATCCACCGGTGATATTGAACTCGGCAGGACAGCTCACAGGGGCCATGCCGAATGCAGGACCAGCACAGAATTCTCAACAGAGTTCCGACAGGACAGAGCACCTCCAGGGTCACCAGAACACGTCTCACCACACAGCCTGCCAGCAGACTCACCTTCAGAGGGAACCGCAGCACCTGACGGGGTCTGCAGGCAGTTTGGAGAACGTGGGGGACACCGCCATAAAGCAGCCCACCAGGGACCTCTCTGACAACTGTGACCATCCCCAGACCCGACCCAAGGAACCGTCACAGCACCAAGGAAGTTCCACACAACTCCGGCAGTGTCCCTACACGTCAGGTCTGTCCACGTTCTGCTATTCTGATTACATTCTCCACCACGACACCCAGGTAAAGATGGAACGACGAAACCAGACTGAACCAGCTGAAGGCACGATGTCTCACCTGACAGAAAGCCATGGCGGTTCAAACTGCTTTCAAACCCAAGACACCCAGGTAAAGATGGAACGGCGAAACCAGACTGAGGACGGTACGGCGTCTCGCATGATAGAAACCAATGGTGGTTCAACTTGTGATCAAACCTATGACAACCAGGTAAATTTGGAAAGACGAAACcagccagagccagagccagagccagagccagagcaatGCATGACGCCACACGTCACAGAAAGCCATGGTGGTTCAACGCGTGATGGAACCCAAGACCGAGCCGTCAGAGGGACGGGACAGGAGGCCTACCACCCTGGACAGGGGTCCTCATCCCTCAGCCACGTCCCGTGCTCCAGTGACTTCAGCAGCCAGCAGGACCCGAGCATGCCGATGTTCGCCATGTCCAAACCCGGCGTTCTTCTCGGCCCTGAGGAGCTGCAGAGGTTTGAGGCTCAGAGGGACGCCAGTGTGGAGATACCAGCTTGCAGTGCCCTTCCTGCATTCAGCACCCTCATCTCCGAGACTGGCTGCCACGACGAGGAAGAAGAGTCTGACACTGCAGCAGATGAATAG